The following proteins are co-located in the Paludibaculum fermentans genome:
- a CDS encoding acyclic terpene utilization AtuA family protein: MTGADTIRVANAQGFWGDSLEAPLLQMRQGPIDYLTLDYLAEVTMSILQKQRARDGNAGYARDFVEMIGRGARDIVERGIKVVANAGGVHPIACAEAAALALQRAGVSNGVKIGVVLGDDILPRLDELLDRGVPLCNMDTGEPLAVIRSRVQSANVYLGAAPIAEALGRGAQIVITGRCADAALTLGPAIHEFGWRMDDWARLAAGTVAGHAIECGTQSTGGNCQYDWESIPEFDNIGYPIAEIGREGGVVITKHQGTGGRVNVPGVTEQLLYEIGDPSTYITPDVIADFTSIDLEQDGTDRVRLSGAAGRPATDFSKVSISYTSGFRAIGLLVYGWPDAARKARKAEEILRARLDHLGLTFDAIHAEYIGANACHGDALSGPSHPDTPEVALRVGVRGKDRKAVERFTREIAPLALNGPPVVTYVGGRPKVEEVVAYWPALIPKAEVSWNVVMKEVHA, encoded by the coding sequence ATGACCGGCGCGGACACGATCCGTGTGGCCAACGCCCAGGGATTCTGGGGCGACTCGCTGGAGGCTCCCCTGCTGCAGATGCGGCAGGGCCCCATCGACTACCTGACTCTCGACTACCTGGCCGAGGTCACGATGTCCATCCTGCAGAAGCAACGCGCGCGGGACGGAAACGCGGGATACGCCCGTGATTTTGTCGAAATGATCGGGCGCGGCGCTCGCGATATCGTCGAGCGCGGCATCAAGGTGGTGGCCAACGCCGGAGGGGTCCATCCAATAGCCTGTGCGGAGGCCGCCGCCTTGGCGTTACAGCGGGCCGGCGTTTCCAACGGCGTGAAGATCGGAGTGGTGCTGGGTGACGACATCTTGCCCCGCTTGGATGAACTGCTCGACCGCGGAGTGCCCCTGTGCAACATGGACACCGGCGAACCCCTCGCGGTCATCCGTTCCCGGGTGCAGAGCGCGAATGTCTACCTGGGGGCGGCGCCCATCGCGGAGGCACTGGGCCGCGGGGCGCAAATCGTGATCACCGGCCGTTGCGCCGACGCAGCGCTGACGCTGGGTCCAGCCATCCACGAGTTCGGCTGGCGGATGGACGACTGGGCCCGCCTCGCCGCCGGCACCGTGGCCGGACACGCGATTGAATGCGGGACGCAGTCTACCGGCGGCAACTGCCAGTACGACTGGGAGTCCATTCCCGAGTTCGACAACATCGGCTACCCCATCGCGGAGATCGGGCGAGAGGGCGGCGTGGTCATCACCAAGCACCAGGGCACTGGCGGCAGGGTGAACGTGCCGGGCGTCACTGAGCAGTTGCTCTATGAGATTGGCGACCCCAGTACCTACATCACGCCCGATGTGATTGCCGACTTCACCTCCATCGACCTTGAACAGGACGGAACCGATCGCGTCCGCCTCAGCGGCGCGGCCGGGCGCCCAGCGACTGACTTCTCCAAGGTCTCCATCAGTTACACCAGCGGGTTCCGGGCCATCGGCCTGCTGGTCTACGGCTGGCCCGACGCAGCCAGAAAGGCACGCAAAGCGGAGGAGATCCTGCGCGCCAGGCTGGACCATCTCGGCCTCACCTTTGATGCCATCCACGCCGAATACATCGGAGCCAACGCCTGCCACGGCGATGCGCTGTCCGGCCCCTCCCATCCGGATACGCCGGAAGTCGCCTTGCGCGTCGGCGTGCGCGGCAAGGATCGCAAAGCAGTGGAGCGCTTCACACGGGAGATCGCACCCCTGGCGCTGAACGGACCGCCCGTTGTAACGTATGTCGGCGGCCGGCCCAAGGTGGAAGAGGTTGTCGCTTACTGGCCGGCGCTGATTCCGAAAGCGGAAGTCTCCTGGAACGTCGTCATGAAGGAAGTCCATGCCTAG
- a CDS encoding AtuA-related protein translates to MPRVRLLEVAHARSGDKGDCTNIGLIALRPELYPLLVEQVTADRVKEHFRELCKGRVDRFELPKLHALNFLLHQSLDGGGTVSLRTDAQGKTYSAALLRMEIDVP, encoded by the coding sequence ATGCCTAGAGTGCGCCTGTTGGAGGTGGCCCACGCCCGCTCAGGCGATAAGGGCGACTGTACAAATATCGGCCTGATCGCACTGCGGCCGGAGCTTTACCCACTGCTCGTCGAACAGGTCACCGCCGATCGCGTGAAGGAGCACTTCCGTGAGTTGTGCAAAGGGCGGGTCGATCGCTTTGAGTTGCCCAAGTTGCACGCGTTGAACTTCCTGCTGCATCAGTCCCTGGACGGAGGCGGCACCGTTTCCCTGCGGACCGATGCCCAGGGGAAAACGTATAGCGCCGCCCTGCTGCGAATGGAGATCGATGTCCCGTAA
- a CDS encoding CaiB/BaiF CoA transferase family protein: MPDNPATPPLAALQGIRVLDFSHALAGPYCTLLLADFGAEVYKLESPSGGDMGRGWGPPFAGTDSSFFFGLNRGKRGISIDLKRPEGLELCRRLIDRMDVLIENFRPGTMDRLGLGYAAVALRNPRLVYCSISGYGQAGPSRDEAAMDLIVECSSGFLSITGTEDGEQVRSGYAVADINAGLFSVIGILMALRAREQTGRGQYVDVSMLDSMISAMSSNYMSFLGSGKIPAPLGSGFPTVVPYRVFQAKDRAFSIAVGSPKLWSAFCQVIGRQDLECHPDYSTNARRVDNRHALEAILAAIFLQQDAAHWVALLHSVGIPCSPVRNFLEVSQDPQAALRGMFPVVECPKAGAHRVTGPPVKLSATPARVSEPAPGLGEHSAAVLAEVLGLSQGEIEALAASHIIWPACPDGSPEAHP, encoded by the coding sequence ATGCCCGATAATCCGGCCACTCCGCCCCTCGCCGCGCTGCAGGGCATTCGCGTGCTCGATTTTTCCCACGCCCTGGCCGGCCCGTACTGCACTTTGCTTCTGGCCGATTTCGGCGCGGAAGTCTACAAATTGGAGAGCCCGTCCGGCGGCGACATGGGCCGCGGTTGGGGGCCGCCCTTCGCAGGCACAGACTCGTCCTTCTTCTTCGGCCTGAACCGGGGCAAACGCGGCATCTCCATCGATCTCAAACGCCCGGAGGGCCTGGAACTCTGCCGCCGGCTGATCGACAGGATGGATGTCCTGATTGAGAATTTCCGGCCCGGCACGATGGACCGGCTCGGCCTCGGCTACGCGGCCGTTGCCCTTCGCAACCCTCGCCTGGTCTACTGCTCCATCTCCGGCTACGGCCAGGCCGGCCCGTCCCGCGACGAAGCCGCCATGGACCTGATCGTGGAGTGCTCCAGCGGCTTCCTGAGCATCACAGGCACCGAAGACGGGGAGCAGGTGCGCAGCGGCTACGCCGTCGCCGATATCAATGCCGGGCTGTTCTCGGTCATCGGGATCCTGATGGCCTTGAGAGCCCGGGAACAGACAGGCCGCGGCCAGTATGTCGATGTCTCGATGCTGGACTCAATGATCTCGGCCATGAGTTCGAACTACATGTCGTTCCTGGGTTCAGGCAAGATCCCCGCGCCCTTGGGCAGCGGATTCCCGACAGTTGTGCCTTACCGCGTGTTCCAGGCCAAGGATCGCGCCTTCTCCATTGCGGTCGGCAGCCCCAAGCTTTGGAGTGCTTTCTGCCAGGTCATCGGCCGGCAGGATCTGGAGTGTCATCCAGACTACTCCACGAATGCGCGCCGGGTGGACAACCGGCATGCCCTGGAAGCGATCCTGGCGGCCATCTTTCTCCAACAGGACGCCGCACACTGGGTCGCCCTGCTGCATTCAGTCGGGATCCCCTGCTCCCCCGTTCGCAATTTCCTGGAGGTGTCCCAGGATCCCCAGGCGGCCCTGCGCGGCATGTTTCCTGTCGTGGAATGCCCGAAGGCGGGCGCTCACCGCGTGACGGGTCCACCAGTCAAGTTGTCGGCGACACCGGCGCGCGTAAGCGAACCCGCTCCGGGCCTGGGCGAGCACAGCGCCGCGGTCCTGGCTGAAGTTCTCGGGCTGTCCCAGGGCGAGATTGAGGCCCTCGCCGCCAGTCACATCATTTGGCCTGCGTGCCCGGACGGCTCGCCGGAAGCGCACCCCTGA
- a CDS encoding CitMHS family transporter, whose amino-acid sequence MLALAGLLTILVLLALIISKRMSPLVALILVPVGAALVSGFGLQTGSFILKGIQNVAPVAGMFLFAILYFGIMTDAGMIDPLIDRILQVVGSRPALIVPGTALLALLVHLDGSGAVTFLVTIPVMLPLYERVGIDRRILACAASLAAGVNFLPWTGPTLRASAALHVPVTDLFNPLIPVQLVGLLYVFVTAWILGVREERRLHIDSTVAGVLVLRRELTLEEQALRRPGKVWLNAGLTVILIGIMISGILPPVVVFMIGAAIALVLNYPGIEVQRVRVEAHAKTAFMMAGILFAAGVFTGILKESGMLTEMAKFSIRLVSAEMARHIPVVLGVLSMPLSLLFDPDSFYFGVMPVIADAGRMLGVAPVHVAQASLLGQMTTGFPVSPLTPATFLIVGLAGVDLAEHQRFTAPLLLGASVLMTLACLVFGVFPL is encoded by the coding sequence ATGCTTGCGCTGGCAGGCCTGCTCACCATCCTCGTTCTGCTCGCGCTGATTATCAGCAAGCGCATGTCGCCCCTGGTGGCATTGATTCTCGTTCCGGTGGGTGCGGCGCTAGTGAGCGGATTTGGCCTGCAGACCGGCTCCTTCATCCTGAAGGGCATCCAGAATGTCGCACCCGTTGCCGGCATGTTCCTGTTCGCGATCCTGTATTTCGGGATCATGACCGACGCCGGAATGATCGACCCGCTCATCGATCGCATCCTGCAAGTGGTCGGCAGCCGGCCGGCGCTCATCGTGCCTGGCACCGCGCTGCTGGCGCTGCTCGTCCACCTGGATGGCTCGGGCGCGGTGACCTTCCTCGTCACGATTCCCGTGATGCTTCCGCTTTACGAACGAGTGGGCATCGACCGGCGGATTCTCGCCTGTGCCGCTTCGCTCGCGGCAGGCGTCAATTTTCTCCCCTGGACCGGTCCCACCTTGCGTGCCTCCGCGGCGCTGCACGTGCCGGTAACAGATCTCTTCAATCCGCTGATTCCCGTCCAACTCGTTGGCCTGCTCTACGTCTTCGTGACCGCCTGGATTCTGGGAGTCAGGGAGGAGCGGCGCCTCCACATCGACTCAACAGTAGCCGGGGTGCTCGTCCTGCGTCGTGAACTCACCCTGGAGGAGCAGGCCCTGCGGCGGCCGGGCAAAGTCTGGCTGAATGCGGGCCTCACCGTGATCCTGATCGGGATCATGATCAGTGGAATCCTGCCACCGGTCGTGGTCTTTATGATCGGAGCCGCGATCGCCCTGGTCCTGAACTACCCGGGCATCGAAGTCCAACGCGTCCGTGTGGAAGCCCATGCGAAGACGGCATTCATGATGGCGGGGATTCTGTTCGCGGCGGGCGTTTTCACGGGCATCCTGAAGGAATCGGGCATGCTCACGGAAATGGCGAAGTTCTCCATCCGGCTGGTCTCGGCCGAGATGGCGAGGCACATCCCCGTCGTGCTGGGGGTCCTCTCCATGCCGCTGAGCCTGCTCTTCGACCCGGATTCGTTCTACTTCGGTGTGATGCCGGTGATTGCGGACGCCGGCAGGATGCTGGGTGTCGCTCCAGTGCACGTGGCGCAGGCCTCGCTGCTGGGGCAGATGACAACGGGTTTCCCGGTGAGCCCCCTGACGCCGGCCACTTTCCTCATCGTTGGTTTGGCCGGGGTAGATCTAGCGGAACACCAGCGATTCACGGCGCCCCTGCTGTTGGGCGCGTCGGTCCTGATGACTCTGGCGTGCCTCGTGTTCGGAGTCTTTCCTCTCTGA